A genomic segment from Sulfitobacter mediterraneus encodes:
- a CDS encoding MFS transporter: MTGLSLLQNRNFFGLLTANTVLGSAMPILIILGGLAGLMLAPNTALATLPASVQTLAGLVCAAPISLLMGRLGRKLGFFLGGALAILGAVLGAYALMAASFVLLCLAHFMLGIALASYQYFRFAAAEVVEAAWQPVAISLMLTSGLVAAFLGPQVFIAAKDAYAGIPLLGAYLAIAALSVAGVVPLVFVRIPKTSSPLEKGTSSRHLAWSALRRPEVRGAILAGALAQGVMVFLMVPTPIAMIGCGFDEAIAGDVIRWHVVAMFAPSFFTGFLIKRFGAIRIVLLGFAMLIASACIAASGIASQHFYLSLILLGTGWNFGFIGATSMLAACVTIPEKPAVQGLNDTLIALSSTVFAFLAGAIIAVYSWPILAGIGLAIVLLGLAGLLVTGRIQRRAGAN; the protein is encoded by the coding sequence ATGACTGGGCTCAGCCTTCTTCAAAACCGGAATTTTTTCGGACTTCTCACGGCCAATACTGTGCTTGGCTCTGCCATGCCGATCCTGATCATTCTTGGGGGGCTGGCTGGCCTGATGCTCGCCCCCAACACCGCATTGGCGACACTGCCAGCATCGGTGCAAACCTTGGCGGGGCTTGTCTGTGCTGCGCCAATATCCTTGTTGATGGGGCGTCTAGGGCGAAAGCTGGGTTTCTTTCTGGGCGGAGCATTGGCCATTCTGGGCGCGGTTTTGGGAGCGTATGCCTTGATGGCTGCCTCCTTCGTCCTGCTCTGTTTGGCCCATTTCATGTTGGGCATCGCCCTTGCGTCCTATCAGTATTTTCGGTTTGCGGCGGCAGAGGTGGTTGAAGCTGCCTGGCAACCAGTGGCGATCTCGCTGATGTTGACTTCAGGTTTGGTGGCGGCGTTTCTCGGCCCGCAAGTGTTTATTGCGGCAAAGGATGCCTATGCAGGGATCCCGCTTCTGGGTGCATATTTGGCAATCGCCGCGCTGTCGGTTGCAGGGGTCGTGCCTCTGGTCTTCGTCCGCATTCCAAAAACCTCGTCCCCTCTCGAAAAAGGAACATCCTCGAGGCATCTTGCCTGGTCCGCTTTGCGCCGACCCGAGGTGCGGGGTGCCATTTTGGCCGGGGCTCTGGCGCAGGGGGTTATGGTTTTTCTAATGGTCCCAACCCCGATTGCCATGATTGGTTGCGGATTTGATGAGGCCATCGCGGGCGACGTCATCCGCTGGCACGTGGTGGCGATGTTTGCACCGAGTTTTTTCACCGGCTTTCTCATCAAACGGTTTGGCGCAATCAGAATTGTTCTGCTGGGGTTTGCCATGCTCATCGCATCTGCATGCATTGCCGCAAGCGGGATAGCTTCTCAGCATTTCTACCTATCACTGATCTTGTTGGGCACGGGTTGGAATTTTGGCTTCATTGGAGCCACGAGTATGCTGGCAGCATGCGTCACGATCCCCGAAAAGCCCGCAGTCCAAGGATTGAATGACACGTTGATCGCTTTGTCTTCGACTGTTTTTGCCTTCCTCGCGGGCGCGATCATTGCGGTCTACAGCTGGCCCATTCTGGCGGGGATCGGATTGGCGATTGTCCTGTTGGGACTTGCTGGTCTGCTGGTTACAGGTCGCATTCAGCGCCGCGCTGGCGCCAATTGA